A window of the Lactuca sativa cultivar Salinas chromosome 5, Lsat_Salinas_v11, whole genome shotgun sequence genome harbors these coding sequences:
- the LOC111885248 gene encoding uncharacterized protein LOC111885248 — translation MGLPKEWRNVSLMMKTQQNFDFFTLNDHYNLLKAHKNEVNEVAEESKINLGGPLALVSKVLGRVGGMEATEKESSEDEGLIVNSDDEAVAFYFNNRVKKFYKNPFNGKLKVGEMRGSNTRKVSDEKKFEKKEVKAEDSGVDCHYCHGANHMVNDYMLKKKEEKMNRVKDEAYYSKNLEELRAKSKGMLLVARGEYEDEIKYQIWSSGSDDEEMINLTHGAMFVKFEEDEDEKIIGRCFVLTSADKAPMTSKVCSLLQSFNIPSSAYNSMLTEFDDVVTYVNNQVISASNEAKKSTNQLVETQRMLEAKKAKIDHLEMQITNIMINIDSFNGGNRISLKQRNIYCNSAKRLYCKITELHHSSDISKEQHKKLLPFLSFEREKGDATSYDSEMTISDIDKVPDNRYRYGIVKIDEHLDANDLVDIVNKTLIAHEKIKILKKNQNSTSDSQSNFADIGDDNINEIKVEEGKEKCQDLNIKVNKDQSPTSNVFNPDHVTVEDSQTDNDDDDEVSKETKDPNVLKETQIPRIAKDQVYKETKKFDKTMKEKSSHYLEPNYVVYPNFKCTDNVVFSNQSPKEKIQRISQANGISMNKARNKAYRNTYVSKKKQQIFSSKPSEKRKSEFVKTTSENPFSACKQGKQHRQGHPIVIDSKIVKPLELLHIDLCSPSIVETLNKKSLKKKVCKIKSDNGSEFKNKNGVVERRNLSLREAARMMLTYANLPQYLWAEVVSTACFTQNQSFFHRRFDITPYEIIKNKKLNDSTVIEKTVDHHSTTNSPVYNESLPVLQNDKVEGEHLTSTTHVKGEHSFERENGRTNAGSENDETFEDAPSDFDPSYPPMDKWTQNHRYQQILGDSQARI, via the exons ATGGGACTTCCCAAAGAGTGGAGGAATGTGAGTTTGATGATGAAGACACaacaaaatttcgatttttttacTCTTAATGATCATTACAATCTGCTAAAAGCTCACAAAAATGAAGTAAATGAAGTAGCTGAAGAGTCAAAAATCAATCTGGGAGGTCCATTAGCTTTGGTTTCGAAAGTATTGGGAAGAGTAGGGGGGATGGAAGCTACTGAGAAGGAAAGCTCTGAAGACGAAGGTCTTATCGTCAACTCTGATGACGAAGCGGTGGCTTTTTACTTCAACAATAGAGTAAAGAAGTTTTATAAGAATCCATTCAATGGAAAGTTGAAAGTTGGTGAAATGAGGGGAAGCAACACTAGGAAGGTTAGTGATGAGAAGAAGTTTGAGAAGAAGGAGGTTAAAGCTGAAGATTCGGGAGTTGATTGTCATTACTGTCATGGTGCAAATCACATGGTAAATGACTATATgctgaaaaagaaagaagaaaagatgaATAGGGTTAAGGATGAAGCATACTATTCCAAAAATCTGGAAGAATTGAGGGCAAAGTCGAAAGGGATGTTACTAGTAGCGAGAGGAGAATATGAGGATGAGATCAAATACCAAATATGGTCTTCAGGCTCGGATGACGAAGAAATGATAAATCTGACACATGGAGCCATGTTTGTGAAGTTTGAGGAGGATGAAGATGAGAAGATTATTGGTCGTTGCTTTGTTTTGACATCAGCAGACAAAGCACCAATGACTTCGAAGGTATGTTCTCTACTTCAATCATTTAATATTCCTTCAAGTGCTTATAATTCTATGTTAACTGAGTTTGATGATGTTGTTACTTATGTTAATAATCAAGTGATATCTGCTAGCAATGAGGCTAAAAAATCTACTAATCAGTTAGTAGAAACCCAAAGGATGTTGGAGGCGAAGAAGGCTAAAATAGATCATCTAGAGATGCAAATAACAAACATTATGATTAATATAGATAGTTTTAATGGAGGTAATAGGATTtcgttaaaacaaaggaatatttATTGTAATTCTGCTAAAAGACTCTATTGTAAAATAACTGAATTGCATCATTCTAGTGACATAAGTAAAGAACAACATAAGAAGCTTCTACCATTCTTATCTTTCGAAAGGGAAAAAGGTGATGCTACTTCATATGATTCTGAGATGACTATTTCAGACATTGATAAAGTCCCTGATAATAGATATCGCTATGGAATAGTGAAAATTGATGAACATTTAGATGCTAATGATCTTGTTGATATAGTTAATAAGACTTTGATTGCACATGAAAAAAtcaagattttgaaaaagaatcAGAATTCGACTTCTGACTCTCAAAGCAACTTTGCTGATATCGGAGATGACAATATCAATGAAATTAAAGTAGAGGAG GGTAAAGAAAAATGTCAAGATTTGAATATTAAAGTTAATAAAGACCAATCCCCTACTTCGAACGTTTTTAACCCTGACCATGTGACTGTCGAAGATAGTCAGACtgacaatgatgatgatgatgaggtttCGAAGGAAACAAAAGAtccaaatgttttgaaagaaacaCAAATTCCACGAATTGCTAAAGATCAGGTGTATAAAGAAACGAAGAAATTTGACAAAACCATGAAAGAAAAAAGTTCTCATTATCTTGAACCTAATTATGTGGTTTATCCAAACTTCAAGTGCACTGACAATGTTGTCTTTTCAAACCAA AGCCCAAAAGAAAAGATTCAAAGGATTTCACAAGCAAATGGGATTTCAATGAATAAGGCACGAAACAAAGCTTATAGAAATACTTACGTGTCcaaaaagaaacaacaaatatTTTCTTCCAAACCATCTGAAAAGAGAAAGTCTGAATTTGTTAAGACAACATCAGAAAATCCATTTTCTG CTTgcaaacaaggaaaacaacataggcaaggtcatccgattgtgattgATTCCAAGATCGTCAAacctttggaacttcttcatataGACCTTTGTAGTCCTTCGATAGTTGAAACACTCAACAAGAAGAG TCTGAAGAAAAAGGTTTGCAAAATCAAGAGTGATAATGGATCTGAGTTCAAGAACAAG AATGGCGTTGTCGAAAGGAGAAATCTTTCATTACGTGAGGCAGCAAGGATGATGTTGACATATGCAAATCTTCCACAATATCTCTGGGCAGAAGTTGTTTCTACTGCTTGCTTTACTCAAAATCAGTCTTTTTTTCATAGAAGATTCGATATTACCCCTTACGAAATCATTAAAAACAAGAAACTGaat GATTCAACAGTAATTGAAAAAACTGTTGATCATCATTCGACAACAAATTCTCCGGTGTATAACGAAAGTCTGCCAGTTTTACAAAATGATAaggtggagggggagcacttaaCATCGACTACTCATGTTAAGGGGGAGCATTCTTTCGAGAGGGAGAATGGGAGAACGAATGCTG GATCAGAGAATGATGAAACATTCGAAGATGCACCTTCGGACTTTGATCCATCATATCCTCCAATGGATAAATGGACTCAAAATCATCGATATCAACAAATTCTTGGTGATTCACAAGCTAGAATATAA